From the genome of Candidatus Acidulodesulfobacterium acidiphilum:
CAAAGATTTTTTAACCGCCGCTTCGCACCGCTTAATTTCGTCTTTCATATTAAACGGAATCTTTTCCTGCGTATCTTTCAATAAACCGCTAATCTGCTTTAAATAAGACGAATAGCCTATAACCGCTTCAGCTTCCATAATCGACTCCAAAGCCTTTTTGCTTAAATGCTCCAATCCGCCGGGTCCGGTTCCTATAACCGTTATTTTTCCATAGTTCATTTTTTCATTTCCTTAACTTAAATTAAATCAATTATTTTTTATTCTAAATTTGACCGATACTTATGACGGCCGCCGACGCCGTAACGTTTCCTTTTTTTTGCTTCGGTATCAGGGGCGTCCTTAAATTTTTAGCGGACATCATTGCGCAAGGTTCGCAGACCGAATATGCCCCCGTATATTTAAAACTAGGAGATTTTAAGTATTCAGACGATACCTGCGTATTTTTTGAAACAAACGATTCCATAAAAGCGTTTATTTCGCCTTTTGAATAGAAATCGATAAATCTGCCGTATTTAAATCCAAAATCCAAAAGCCCGCGCTCGTTTTTTTTATTGTCTATAGAAGCAATGTTTCTTATGGTATTTAAAGCAATGCCGTTTTTTTCGAATATTTCCGAAACAAAATCTTCTATCTCCTTTAAACCTGTATTCCTGTTGCATCCAATCCCTACGACTAAACGTTTCGGCCTTAAAATGGCAATGTTTTTCGACTTCTCCAAGCCGTTCAAATCTTTTTTTATAGTAACTATTATTATTTTATGCTTATCCTTAAAATTTTCGGAATTTAATTTCAAATTTTTAAAATCTAACGCCCCGTTTATTTTTATTCTTTTCGCGTTAATAAAACCTTTTACGTATTGTTTTATATCGAAATCTTTGTAATTATCTTCCAAAATTATTTCAAAACTTTCGTCCTTAAGCGACGCTTCATTGAAATCCTTGACTTTTTTCTTCGCATCTTCTATATAAAAATCGAATTTTTCGGCAAAAGCGTCTATCGAAAATTTATTTTTGGAATCCGTAGCCGTAGTTATTACCGGAATAGAATTTTCAATATATCCCGAAATTTCTTCGGCGAGCCTGTTTGCTCCGCCTATATGCCCCGAAAGCAGGCTTACTATAAATTTTCCGGCTTCGTCCACAGTTATTATGCCGGGGTCTTTATACTTATTTTTCAAATAAGGTGCAATTAACCTAACGACTGCGCCGACGGCAAGAAAAAATATTATATAATCGAAGTTTTCAAACAATAATTTAACCGTATCTCCGTCCGAAAGTTTTTTGTATTTTTTGATTTCAAATTCAATATTAATAAATTTAAATTTAAAAGGATTTAATTTTAATTCCTTTAATTCCTTTATTAATGCGGCGTAAGCGGATTTAATTAAAACTTCTTTATTTTCTTCTATAAAAAAATTTATTTTATAGTATGCTTCGGATTCATCGGCAGATTTTTTATTTATTAGGCCCCTGCAAATTTTAACGGCATTAGACAAAGAATTTTCCGATATTATAACGAATGCTATAGAGTTAATTTTTTCTATATTTATACTTATATTAATATCTGCATCTGCATTTATATCTATATTACCGTTATCGCCGCAGCAAACGCCGCCCGCTTCTGCATTGTTATTATAAACCGGCAGAAGAATCCCTGTACCCGTGATAAAAGTTCTTGTCATAAAGTTTCGACTTGTTATTTTTAAAATATTTCCCGTTAAGAGCTTCTCCGACTATTAAAACCGCCATATTTTTTATTGAAAATTCTTCGGCTTTTTTAATGACGTCTTTTAATTTACAGTTTATTAAAAACTGGCTTTTTAAAGACACGTCTTTTGCTATAAGGCAGGGCGTATCTTCATTGTAAGATTCAAGCAGGTCTTCGGTTACGGACTTTATCAGTCCGAAGCTTAAATATATAGCCATAGTAGCTCCGTGCTTTGCGAGGCTTTTTATATCCTGTCCTTCGGGCATCTTGCCCGTCCTTCCTTCGCCCCTGCAGAATATAACGGTTTGCGAAACGTCCGGCATGGTCAAAATAGATTTGTTTGCTGCGCTTGCTGCGAAAGCGGCGGTGACGCCCGGTACAATTTCATATTCCACGCCCATCTCTTCCAAATAAGCCATCTGTTCGTTTATTGCGGAGTATATAGAGGAGTCTCCCGCATGCAGTATAGAAATTACTTTCACTCCGCGCTTTATATCTTTTCCGTCTCTGTCATATCTGCCGTCTTTTCCGTCTTTAACCGAAATTGAACCTTCTATGCCGTTTTTGTTTTCGTTTAAACTTAAAATATTTTCGACTTTAGTTTTTATTTCTTCAAAATTAAGGCTTTTTATATCTATTAACTCGGCGCCCTTTTTGATAATTTTAAGCATTAAAGGATTAATTAAAGAACCTGCGTAAAAAACGGCATCCGATTTTTTTAATATTTTTGCGGCTTTAACGGTCAGCAGTTCCGGGTCGCCGGGACCTGCGGACACAAAATATATTTTAGATTTTAAAAATTTATTATTCATATTATATTTATATCCTCACAAAAACACGCCTATTAAAATTGAAAAATAATCGAAATCCAAATCGGTTTTCTTTGTAAAATCTTTTACGACTTCCGATTTTTCTATTAAATACAGTTTTATTTTATCGTTTTCGTTCTCTCCGTATATGCCCCCTAAAACATCTTTAAACGCTTCCAGAATATTTTTTACGCAGTTTCCAGCTTTCATAAAAACTATGCTTTGCGGACGCGAAATTCTGGATTTATCGGCTATAAATTTTATTTCCGCTTTTAATTCATTTATGCTTTTTTTAAGCGGCACCGATATTAAAACGCTCGCATTTTTAGCTATGTACGGTTCTTCAAGCAGTCCGAAAGAATACAAAAAAGAAGAAACGCCGTTAATAATAATAATATTTATAGTAAAATTTTTCGCCTCAATTTCTTTAAAAGCGGCGTGAATTCCGAAATAGGTACTGTAAAACGCCGGGTCCCCAAGAGTAACGTATGAGACGCACGAAACGCTTTCGTCTGTCAATTTTTCATAAATTTTTAAAGCGTTTTCCCTGTATAAATCTTTATTTTTGCCTGTAGAACGCTTCATTTCTACCTGCAAAGGAATAAGCCTGTTTTCGTCGATACCGCCCAAACCGGCAAATTTTACCGCGCTTTTAACTATATCGTAAGCGGTTTTGTTTTTGCCTCCGCAGACGTCTGGATAAAATATATAGTCGCTTTTAATCACGGCGTTTATTGCTTTTACCGTAATAAGCTCAGGATCTCCGGGTCCTACCCCGACTACGAACAGAGTTTTTTGTACGCCCCC
Proteins encoded in this window:
- the cbiF gene encoding cobalt-precorrin-4 C(11)-methyltransferase (catalyzes the formation of cobalt-precorrin-5 from cobalt-precorrin-4), producing the protein MNNKFLKSKIYFVSAGPGDPELLTVKAAKILKKSDAVFYAGSLINPLMLKIIKKGAELIDIKSLNFEEIKTKVENILSLNENKNGIEGSISVKDGKDGRYDRDGKDIKRGVKVISILHAGDSSIYSAINEQMAYLEEMGVEYEIVPGVTAAFAASAANKSILTMPDVSQTVIFCRGEGRTGKMPEGQDIKSLAKHGATMAIYLSFGLIKSVTEDLLESYNEDTPCLIAKDVSLKSQFLINCKLKDVIKKAEEFSIKNMAVLIVGEALNGKYFKNNKSKLYDKNFYHGYRDSSAGL